One window of Candidatus Tectomicrobia bacterium genomic DNA carries:
- a CDS encoding thiamine pyrophosphate-dependent dehydrogenase E1 component subunit alpha, producing the protein MGGLTREKALWIYETMLRIRRFEERAIEVFQAGELPGFIHPYIGEEAVAAGVCAHLGERDLITSTHRGHGHMIAKGLGFKGMMAELYARSTGCCKGKGGSLHIADQDLGALGASGIVGGGIPIAAGAALGLKLKKRKEVAVSFFGDGATNIGAFHEGINLAATWRLPAVFVCENNGYAQSTPQAVHQSVRDVAERAKAYGIPGIVVDGMDALAVHETAGEAIRRARAGEGPSLIEAKTFRFWGHYLGDPGTVYGHDRELPKWKKRDPIPAFAAFLKKRKWLAGREDEALDARVRKELDEAVEFARKSPPPEPSDLMADVYEKVL; encoded by the coding sequence ATGGGTGGACTGACGCGGGAGAAGGCGCTCTGGATCTACGAGACGATGCTCCGCATCCGCCGGTTCGAGGAGCGCGCCATCGAGGTCTTCCAGGCGGGCGAGCTGCCCGGCTTCATCCATCCCTACATCGGGGAAGAGGCCGTCGCGGCGGGGGTCTGCGCCCACCTGGGCGAGCGGGACCTGATCACCTCCACCCACCGGGGCCACGGCCACATGATCGCCAAGGGGCTCGGTTTCAAGGGCATGATGGCCGAGCTCTACGCGCGCTCGACCGGCTGCTGCAAGGGGAAGGGCGGCTCCCTGCACATCGCCGACCAGGACCTGGGTGCCCTCGGGGCGAGCGGCATCGTGGGGGGCGGCATCCCCATCGCGGCGGGCGCGGCCCTGGGCCTCAAGCTGAAGAAGAGGAAGGAAGTCGCCGTCAGCTTCTTCGGGGACGGCGCCACGAACATTGGGGCCTTCCACGAGGGCATCAACCTGGCCGCCACTTGGCGCCTCCCGGCCGTCTTCGTCTGCGAGAACAACGGCTACGCCCAGAGCACCCCCCAGGCGGTCCACCAGAGCGTCCGGGACGTGGCCGAGCGGGCCAAGGCCTACGGGATCCCCGGCATCGTCGTGGACGGGATGGACGCCCTCGCGGTGCACGAGACGGCCGGCGAGGCCATCCGCCGCGCCCGCGCGGGGGAGGGCCCCAGCCTCATCGAGGCCAAGACCTTCCGCTTCTGGGGGCATTACCTGGGGGACCCGGGGACGGTGTACGGGCACGACCGGGAGCTCCCCAAGTGGAAGAAGCGCGATCCCATCCCCGCCTTCGCCGCCTTCCTCAAGAAACGGAAGTGGCTCGCCGGGAGGGAGGACGAGGCGCTCGATGCACGCGTCCGGAAGGAGCTGGACGAGGCGGTCGAGTTCGCCCGGAAGAGCCCGCCCCCCGAGCCCTCCGACCTGATGGCGGACGTCTACGAAAAAGTCCTCTGA
- a CDS encoding carboxymuconolactone decarboxylase family protein, giving the protein MDEARDRIVAHIDHDPDAEARIRRATEVRKALGIFGRDGQDPPGFWRFAPVHAQAMFEYCHGIVWGGPLLGLKERVVVVLSALAALQAEDEVEWHVRAALNLGWTREEIVEMLTQLSPYIGIPRANLAFKAALRAFEKAGCAIEAAPGPEDAEAEAAGDRMLSQVDLHPGIKERIQRALAVRQKIGIYGTGGQADDGLYRISRAHNHSILESCFGMVWNTPLLGMKARELLVIAASTANQCDNELEWHVRSALKAGLTREEIVESIAQCSPYIGLSKTNQGLRAARRAFQALDARGA; this is encoded by the coding sequence ATGGACGAAGCCCGGGACCGCATCGTGGCCCATATCGATCACGACCCGGACGCGGAGGCGCGCATCCGGCGGGCCACGGAAGTACGAAAGGCGCTGGGGATCTTCGGCCGGGACGGCCAGGACCCGCCGGGATTCTGGCGGTTCGCGCCCGTGCACGCCCAGGCCATGTTCGAGTACTGCCACGGCATCGTCTGGGGCGGGCCCCTCCTGGGCCTGAAGGAGCGTGTGGTAGTCGTCCTGAGCGCGCTGGCGGCCCTCCAGGCGGAGGACGAGGTGGAGTGGCACGTCCGCGCGGCCCTCAACCTGGGCTGGACGCGCGAGGAGATCGTCGAGATGCTCACCCAGCTCTCCCCCTACATCGGGATCCCGAGGGCGAACCTGGCCTTCAAGGCGGCGCTGCGGGCCTTCGAGAAGGCGGGCTGCGCCATCGAGGCGGCGCCCGGGCCCGAGGACGCGGAGGCCGAGGCGGCGGGCGACCGGATGCTCTCCCAGGTGGACCTGCACCCCGGCATCAAGGAGCGCATCCAGAGGGCGCTCGCGGTGCGCCAGAAGATCGGGATCTACGGGACGGGCGGGCAGGCCGACGACGGCCTCTACCGCATCTCCCGCGCCCACAACCATTCCATCCTCGAATCCTGCTTCGGGATGGTCTGGAACACGCCCCTGCTCGGCATGAAGGCGCGGGAGCTCCTCGTCATCGCGGCCTCCACCGCGAACCAGTGCGACAACGAGCTGGAGTGGCACGTGCGCAGCGCCCTGAAGGCGGGGCTCACCCGTGAGGAGATCGTCGAGTCCATCGCCCAGTGCTCTCCCTACATCGGGCT